The DNA segment CGATGTCGCGACCGTCGATGTGGCCCATCACTCCACCGCCCACACGCGCTCGCAGGACGACAGCGTCGACTACGGGCAGGAGATTCCCGAGGCCGACCTGCCGCCGGCGATCCGCGAGGCGGTCGGTCGCAGCGCGCGCGCCTCCGCGCATCTCGACTGGCAGTACGATTCGCGTCCGGCCCGCAGCACCGCCGGCACGCCGACGGGCGGACTGTGGGGGCGCGCCAAGGGCGGGCTCGTGGTGCAGGAGGGGCGCCCGGGGCACGCCACCCTCGAGATGGACCTGCGGTCGTACCGCGCCGTGCCCGGCGGCGTGCTTGCCGCGCGACTGCGCGGGCAGTGGGTCGGCGAGGCGGCGGCCTTCCACGACCGGCTCTACCTCGGCGGCCTGTACAGCCTGCGCGGCTTCTCCACCGGCGCGTTGTCGCCCCCCGGCGGCGACACCTGGCAATGGGCGGGCTCACTCGAGTACCGCAGTCCCATCCTCTCCGATGCCCGCGGCACGAAGCTGGCCGGCATCCTGTTCGTCGACGCGGGAGCCGGCGGCGCCGGCGATGTCGCTGATCCATACACGGGCATGGCCGTGGGCGCCGGCTACGGCGTGCGCATGCGCGTGCGCTGGCTCGACTGGATCGGCGTCGATGTCGGCTTCCCGCTCACCGAGCGCACGCTCGACATGCGCTTCCAGGGCCACGCCTCGATCGGGTGGTCGTTCTGATGCGGCGCATGCATGCCACTCTGGCCTGCCTGCTGGGCACGCTGCTTCTGACGGCATCGGCAGGGCCGGCCCTGGCGTCCGCGCGCCTGATCAGCGTGGCGCCCGCGCGCGCCGGTGAACAATTGGCCTGCCGCGTGACCGCGAGCGGGCTGCCCGACGAGCGCCAGCTGCAGTCGATGCGCTCGGGCCTGGTCGCGGCCGTCGAGCTGGAACTGGCCGTGGTCGACGCCGAAGGGCGCGTGGCCGTTGCGCATTCGCTGTCGCTGCGCCTGGGCTTCGACCTGTGGGAAGAGGTCTTCTCGGTATCGGGCGCGGGGGCCGAGCGACGCTTCCGGAGCCTTGAGGAACTGCGGGCGCACCTGGCCGACCTGCCGCCGTTCACGTTGATGCCGCTGGCTTCATTGGCCGAGTCCGGCCGCTACCAGGTGCGCGCGGGACTGCTCGCGCGGCCCGTCGCGAACGACGAGCGCGAACGAGTCGGCAACCTGATCGCGGGCGAGCCGCGCGGGGAGCCGGGCCGCTCGGACCGGCAGGAGGCCTCGGTCAGCCTCGGGCGCCTGATCCGCTTCTTCTACCAGGGCACGCGCGACGATCGCGACGGCCAGGAAGCGGCCTCGGCCTGGTTCCGGCGGCAGGAGGTGCCCGATGAAGCGCATTAGCACGCGCCTGGCGATCTCGTTCCTGCTGGTCGCCCTGCTGCCCACGCTGCCGCTGTCGCTGGTGGTGCGCGACCTGCTCGAGCGGCGCTTCGGTCCGGCCATCGCCGACCCGCTCGAGCTTGCGCTCGAAGCCGGCCTCGACGAAAGCCGCAGCCACCTGCAGGAACTGCGCGAGGGGCTCGCGCGTCGCGCCGTCGCCGCGGCTGCTTCCGCCGATGCCGGCGCCGTGCTGATGCTCGACCAGGCAGGCGCCGTGCAGCCCGCCGATTCGCTGACCGCGTTCGCCGCGGCGCGGCCGGGGCTCCTTGACCCGTTCGATCCCGCGGACGACCCGCAGAACGCCGCCGCCGCCGACACGCTGCCGGTGCGCCGCCGCGGCGACGCCCTCGTGGCGCGCGTGCCCGGGCCCGATGGCTCTGCCACCGTGGTCGTGCAGGCGCTGCCCGCCGGCATGGTGCAGCGCGCGGGCGACCTGACCGGCGGCGTGACCGTGCTGCGCGCCGTGCGCGCCGAGGAGGGCCGCGTGGTCCGCAGTTTCGTCGGCCCGTTCCTGCTCGTGTACGGCGCCCTCATCCTCGTGGCGCTGGTGGCCGGCCTGCTCTGGTCGCGGCAGATGGTGCGTCCGCTGGAGATGCTGGTCGGCGCCACGCGGCGCGTTGCCGGCGGCGACCTCGAGTTCCGCCTGGAGCGGCAGGGGCCCGGCGAGGTCGGCGAACTGGTGGCGAGCTTCGACGAGATGGTCGCGCGCCTGGCCGAGCAGCGGCGCGACCTGGCCCGCCTCGAGCGCGTGGCCGCCTGGCGCGGCATGGCGCGCACGCTGGCGCACGAAGTGAAGAACCCGCTCACGCCGATCCTGCTGGCGATCACGCAGGTGCGCGACGCCTACAAGGGCGACGACGCGACCTATCGCGCACTGCTCACCGAGGCTGTCGACATCACCGGCGAGGAGGTCGAAAGCCTGCGCCGCCTGGTGAAGGCCTTCGGCGACTTCGCGCGGTTGCCGCGCCCCGAACTGCGCGAGGGCGACCTGGTCGCGCTGCTGCTCGACCTGGAGCAGCTCTACGGCTCGTCGCGCCTGGAGCTGGGCGGCACGGCCGCGCCGGTGGTCGGCTGGTTCGATTACGATGCGCTGCGGCGCGCGCTGATCAACCTCATCGACAACGGGCTGGCGGCGTGCCGGCAGCAGCGCGAGCCCGAGCGCGTCTCATTGGTCCTCGAGCGGTTGCAGGTCGGCGCCCGCCTGGTGGTCAGCGACCGCGGGGCCGGCATCGCCCCGCAGAACCTGGCGCGCATCTTCGAGCCCGACTTCACCACCAAGAGCGACGGCATGGGCCTCGGCCTGGCCATCGTCGAGAACATCATCATCGGCCACGGCGGCGTCATCTCGGTGCGCAGCGAGCCCGGTCACGGCGCCGCATTCACCGTCGACCTGCCGTTGACGGCCGCCGTTGCCGCCACATCCGCCACCGAGGACGGTGCCGCGTGAGTCCCAGGGTCCTGATCATCGATGATGAGCGGAACATCCGCCGCACGTTTGCCATGGTGCTGACTGCCGAGGGGTTCACAGTCGACGTGGCCGAGAGCGGCGAGGACGGCCTCGAGCGCTGCCAGGCCGAGCGTCCCGATGTGGCGGTGATCGACGTGCGGCTGCCGGGCATGGACGGCATCGAGGTGCTGCGGCGGCTGCGCGAGCACGACACCGAGCTGCCGGTGATCATGATCAGCGGCCACGGGACCATTGCCACCGCGGTCGAGGCCACGCGCCACGGCGCCTTCGACTTCATCGAGAAGCCGCTCAGCAAGGAGCGCCTGCTCGTCGCCATCCGCAATGCGCTGGACCGCCGCGACCTGGGTCGCGAGGTGCGTGCGCTGCGCGACAAGGTGAAGAGGCGCGCGCTGATGGTGGGCGAATCCATGCCCGTGCAGGCGATCCGCGAGCAGGTGCGGCGCGTGGGGCCTACCGGCGCGCGCGTGCTGATCACCGGCGAGAGCGGCACCGGCAAGGAACTGGTGGCGCGCGCGGTGCACGATGCCAGCGATCGTCGCGCCAAGCCCTTTGTGAAGGTCAATTGCGCGGCCATCCCCGAGGAGCTGATCGAGAGCGAGCTGTTCGGGGCGGTGAAGGGCGCCTACACCGGCGCCACCCAGACCCGCGACGGCAAGTTCCTGCAGGCCGACGGCGGCACGCTGTTCCTGGACGAGATCGGCGACATGTCGCTCAAGGCGCAGGCCAAGGTGCTGCGCGCATTGCAGGAGGGCGAGATCGAGCGCGTGGGCGGCAACGAGACCCACAAGGTCGACGTGCGCGTGGTGGCCGCCACCAACAAGGACCTGGCTGCCGAGGTGGCGGCCGGCCGCTTCCGCGAGGACCTCTACTTCCGCCTCAACGTGGTGCCGGTGCACATGCCGCCGCTGCGCGAACGGCCGGGCGACATTACCCTGTTGGCCGAGCACTTCCTGGCCGCGTACCTGGACGAGAACGGGCTGCCGCAGCGCCGCCTGTCGGACAGCGCGCTGCTCGCGCTCCAGCGGTTGCCATGGCCGGGCAACATCCGCGAGCTGGGCAACGCCGTCGAGCGCCTGGCCATCCTCAGCAGCGGCGCGGTCATCTCCCCCGACGACCTGGCTGCCTGCGGCGTGGGCGTGGCGACGGCAACTCCGGCGCGTGCCGAGGCGCCCTTCACGGCCACGGCGACGGGCCGGCCCGACCTGGCCGCGGTGCGCGCCGCCGGCGGCCTGGCCGCGGCACGCCAGCAGTTCGAGAAGAGCCTCATCGTTGCGGCCCTGAAGCAGGCCGATGGCAACGTCTCGGGCGCCTCGCGCCTGCTCGGCCTGGACCGCACGAACCTGCACAAGAAGATCCAGCAGTACGGACTGGGCTCCGGGCGCGGGGGTGAGGAATGATCGCGATGAGGTGCCTGCCCTGGATCGTCGTGGCGGCGCTAGGACTGGCCGTCCCGGTGCATGCCGACGAGGCGGGGGAACCGCCGCGCGCCGATAGGGTATCGGAGTCGCCGCGCCTGCGAACCTGGCACCTGGCGCTGCAATCGGTCGACGCGTGGCGCAACCACTTCGACGTCTTCGACCAGCCCGGCCTGCCGCCCGCGGGTGTGGACTCGCGCGGGAAGGGCGGCGGCATGGCGATCGGCCGCCGCTTCGGTGACCGGTTCCTGGCGCAGGTGCAGTTCGCGATCGCGCGGCACGACATCGACGACATGGACGAGCAGCTCATCGACATCGAGGTGCTCCTGACGGGCACGGTGTTGTTCCGTCCGCTGCGCACCTTCCAGCCGTTCCTGCGTGGCGGCCTCGGTGGTGGGGGCCAGGCGCTGGAGCTGCCGGGCAATGGCGGTCAGGTCGTCGCCGTGGGCCCGGTGGCCATCGCCGGCGGCGGCGCGCAGATCCGGCTCGGCGACAGGTTCAGCCTCGAGATCGAGACCGTGGCCACGTTCACCGACTTCCTCGAGGTGCACGACGAGTCGAATGACCGGCTCTGGGACGGCGACGACTGGCAGGTGCGCATCTCCAATCGCGGCTGGCGTACCGGGGTCGGCCTCGTGTTCTGGTTCTGAGTGGCCGGACTTGAACGGCGATGGGCGTGAATGATCGCTGCGGTTGATCAGCACATGTGCGGCGACCCGACACAGTGCCAGATGCCTCTCGCGGCCGCTGAATGTCGAATCCAAGGCACAACCGCCTGAACCCACCAGGCACGAAACCTGCCCTTGCCGGCGCGATCCACCGCTGTCCGGCTCCAAGGTGCCGGCTGTCACCGCTGACGCGGCCGTTCAGGGGAGTTGATCGCGAGATGGCACGAGTGAGTCCTGGCCTCCCACCCCTGCTGACGCTGGCCTGCCTGTTGGCACTGGCTTGCCCGTTGGCGGCGGGCTCCGTTGCCTGGTCGCAGCCCACGGCCCTGCCCGACCAGCGCGTGAACCTGGCCGGCCAGGTGCTGGAACGGAGCACCCAGGCGCCGATCGGCGGCGCCATGGTCAAGCTGGCCCTCGTCGCCCCCGACACCGCTTCGTTGCCGATGTCCTGGTCCGCGTATTTCGGCCAGCTCGGCCGGCTCGAGGGCCAGTACGCGGATGAAGAGGGCCTGGTCACCTATACCGACTCGACCGGGACCTTCCGCTTCCGCGCCCTGCCGCCCGGGCAGGTGTCCGTCACGTTCCCGAACGCGGGCTATGCCCCGTTCGAGGCGACCGAGACGATCCGGCCCGACGAACTCGTGCAGCTCACGGTTCGCCTGCGCCGGCGGCAGTACGACGCGCAGGAAGTCGTGGTCTACGGCCGCCGGCCCGAACTGGAGACGTCGCGGCAATCGCTCGCCAGGCACGAGGTGGAACGGCTTCCCGGCACCGGCGGCGACGTGATCCGCAGCGTGCAGGCGCTGCCCGGCGTCGCGCGGCCGACGATGTCCGACCCGGGCGCCGTCATCGTGCGCGGCAGCGGCAACTTCGATACGCGGTTCCTGCTCGACGGCATCGACATCCCCCTGCTGTTCCACTTCGGGGGCGTGAAGTCGACGTACAACTCGCTCAGCCTGGGCTCGGTGGACCTGTATCCCGGCGGGTTCGGGCCGCGCTACGGCGGCTGCGTCGGCGGCCTGGTCGAACTGAAGGGCCGCGTTGCCCGTGACGACCACTGGCACACGACGATCGAGGCCGGCCTGCTCGACGCCAGCTTTCATACGGAAGGGCCGCTGGGCCGCGGCTTCGGCCTCACCCTGACCGCGCGGCGCAGCTTCATCGGTGAGGTAGCCGAGGCCGCCCTGAAGGACAACGACGACGTGCAGCTGGCGGTGGCACCTTTCTACGCCGACGCGCTGGCGCGCCTGGACTGGCAGGCCCACCCGGACCACCGCTTCTTCCTGACGTACTTCGGCGCCAGCGACCGCCTGGCGCTCGTTACGCCCGACAACAGCGCCGGCAGCCCGGAAGTCTCCGAGGCCACCGACGAGGTGCAGCTGGACCTGGCCTTCAGCCGCTTCATCCTCGGTTACGACGGGCAACTGGGCGAGCGCGTGCGCAACGAACTGCGCGCCTCGGCCGGTCGCGACCGCAACTCGGGCCACCTGCTGGGCGCCTTCCGCTTCGACGGGCGCGGCCCCATCTACAACCTGCGCAACGACCTCGCCGTGACCTGGCGTCCGGACGTGGTCTCGCACGTGGGCGCCGACCTGATCTACAGCACGTACGACTACGCCGTGAAGGTCGCGGGCTACCCGGAGTCGGCGCTGGCCGACAAGGAGTTCTCGGACCTGGGAGCCTACGCGAGCGTTGAGCTGCGTCCGCTCGCAAACCTGCTGGTGACGCCGGGCGTTCGCTACGACTACTACCACCATCTCGACAAGAGCCGCCTCGGCCTGCGCACGTCGGTGCGCTGGGATTACCGCGAAGGGCGCGTGCTCACCGCCTCGGCGGGCGCCTACAACCAGGCGCCGCGGCCGATCGGGCAGTCGACCGACCCGATCTACGGCAACCCCGACCTGCCGCCCACCACGGCGCGGCACCTGACGCTGGGCCACGAGTGGCAGCTGGGCGCGAATACGTCGCTCAAGGCCGAGGGATACCACAACACACAGGACGACGTGCCGGCCTACGCCGACATCAACGACGTGAACTTCCTGCCCGACGCGCAGGCGCGCATGTACGGCCTGGAGTTCATGCTGCGGCACGAAGTGAAGGGCCGCTTCTCCGGCTGGCTGGCCTACAGCATCGGCCGCAGCGAGCGGCGCTTTGCCCGCGATCCCGGCACCGGCGACTCGTGGTCGCCCGACTCGTGGCTGCCGCACGACATTGACCAGACCCACCATCTCGAAGCCACCGGGACCTGGGAACTGGGGCGCAACTGGTCGTTCGGTTCGCGGCTGCAGTTCGTTTCCGGCGTGCCGGTAACGCCGCTGCTCAGCTACACCAGCGGGCAGTTCGAATTCGACGCCGACACCGGCAACTACGTGCCGGTCGAAGGACCGTACCTGTCGGACCGCGTGGAGCCGTACATGCGGGTCGACCTGCGCGTCGACCGCAAGTTCGTGCGGCGCAGCACGGTCTGGTCGCTGTTCCTGGACCTGCAGAACGCGAACTACTTCGTCTACAACAGCCCCGAGGGCTACACCTACAACTACGACTACTCACGGCGCTCGTCGTACGGCTGGATCTTCCTGCCGTCGCTCGGCGCGCGCGTGGAATTCTAGGGGGCCGACTTGCGATACCTGCGCTGCCTCTTCGTACTGCTGCCGGCCGCCGCGCTGCTGGCCGGTTGCGGCGAGGGCTTTCCCGACGAGGAGATGCACCTTGGGCTCGACACCAAGGTGCGTCCGTTCGCGATCGTGGTCGAGCCGCCGGAAGCGGCCCCCGGCGATACCGTGCAGGTGACGCTGCACGCCCGTGCGCCCCGGCCCGACGACCTGGACATCACCTGGCGCGTGGCGCTGGACTTCGACCGTGGCCTCTACGATGTCGACGAGGTTGAACGCAACCTGCGGACGCTGGCCGTACCGCCGCCCGTGATCGACGCCGACGGCTTCCTGACCCAGACCTTCAGGTGGGTGGTGCCCGATTCGACGCTGCTCTACAGCTCGGCGATCCCCGAAGTGCCCGACGACCCGGCGCT comes from the bacterium genome and includes:
- a CDS encoding HAMP domain-containing protein: MKRISTRLAISFLLVALLPTLPLSLVVRDLLERRFGPAIADPLELALEAGLDESRSHLQELREGLARRAVAAAASADAGAVLMLDQAGAVQPADSLTAFAAARPGLLDPFDPADDPQNAAAADTLPVRRRGDALVARVPGPDGSATVVVQALPAGMVQRAGDLTGGVTVLRAVRAEEGRVVRSFVGPFLLVYGALILVALVAGLLWSRQMVRPLEMLVGATRRVAGGDLEFRLERQGPGEVGELVASFDEMVARLAEQRRDLARLERVAAWRGMARTLAHEVKNPLTPILLAITQVRDAYKGDDATYRALLTEAVDITGEEVESLRRLVKAFGDFARLPRPELREGDLVALLLDLEQLYGSSRLELGGTAAPVVGWFDYDALRRALINLIDNGLAACRQQREPERVSLVLERLQVGARLVVSDRGAGIAPQNLARIFEPDFTTKSDGMGLGLAIVENIIIGHGGVISVRSEPGHGAAFTVDLPLTAAVAATSATEDGAA
- a CDS encoding sigma-54-dependent Fis family transcriptional regulator → MSPRVLIIDDERNIRRTFAMVLTAEGFTVDVAESGEDGLERCQAERPDVAVIDVRLPGMDGIEVLRRLREHDTELPVIMISGHGTIATAVEATRHGAFDFIEKPLSKERLLVAIRNALDRRDLGREVRALRDKVKRRALMVGESMPVQAIREQVRRVGPTGARVLITGESGTGKELVARAVHDASDRRAKPFVKVNCAAIPEELIESELFGAVKGAYTGATQTRDGKFLQADGGTLFLDEIGDMSLKAQAKVLRALQEGEIERVGGNETHKVDVRVVAATNKDLAAEVAAGRFREDLYFRLNVVPVHMPPLRERPGDITLLAEHFLAAYLDENGLPQRRLSDSALLALQRLPWPGNIRELGNAVERLAILSSGAVISPDDLAACGVGVATATPARAEAPFTATATGRPDLAAVRAAGGLAAARQQFEKSLIVAALKQADGNVSGASRLLGLDRTNLHKKIQQYGLGSGRGGEE
- a CDS encoding TonB-dependent receptor; protein product: MSPGLPPLLTLACLLALACPLAAGSVAWSQPTALPDQRVNLAGQVLERSTQAPIGGAMVKLALVAPDTASLPMSWSAYFGQLGRLEGQYADEEGLVTYTDSTGTFRFRALPPGQVSVTFPNAGYAPFEATETIRPDELVQLTVRLRRRQYDAQEVVVYGRRPELETSRQSLARHEVERLPGTGGDVIRSVQALPGVARPTMSDPGAVIVRGSGNFDTRFLLDGIDIPLLFHFGGVKSTYNSLSLGSVDLYPGGFGPRYGGCVGGLVELKGRVARDDHWHTTIEAGLLDASFHTEGPLGRGFGLTLTARRSFIGEVAEAALKDNDDVQLAVAPFYADALARLDWQAHPDHRFFLTYFGASDRLALVTPDNSAGSPEVSEATDEVQLDLAFSRFILGYDGQLGERVRNELRASAGRDRNSGHLLGAFRFDGRGPIYNLRNDLAVTWRPDVVSHVGADLIYSTYDYAVKVAGYPESALADKEFSDLGAYASVELRPLANLLVTPGVRYDYYHHLDKSRLGLRTSVRWDYREGRVLTASAGAYNQAPRPIGQSTDPIYGNPDLPPTTARHLTLGHEWQLGANTSLKAEGYHNTQDDVPAYADINDVNFLPDAQARMYGLEFMLRHEVKGRFSGWLAYSIGRSERRFARDPGTGDSWSPDSWLPHDIDQTHHLEATGTWELGRNWSFGSRLQFVSGVPVTPLLSYTSGQFEFDADTGNYVPVEGPYLSDRVEPYMRVDLRVDRKFVRRSTVWSLFLDLQNANYFVYNSPEGYTYNYDYSRRSSYGWIFLPSLGARVEF